One segment of Clavelina lepadiformis chromosome 2, kaClaLepa1.1, whole genome shotgun sequence DNA contains the following:
- the LOC143445755 gene encoding uncharacterized protein LOC143445755 isoform X1: protein MTITDVSATISTDPPYNPLATGFNNLIVTAQFPTPTSNTDACFWFYGGELDSGSGAQFYSGIFGGCVVSSPGTYDSITCTEQTIDGTNHTITTLTITQPLVARDINIEVRCIVATNTPGPINRTVQECSSSLPYDVIVNATSRIFNSPGKFACSNGGDLFYSNGTMLTSSDTTCLASAEWIGQDNLQCWTATNVTLASSSIDGNKLTVVEGNDLTLTCNYDDVIPAGDTSRFYIGRNSYTRTQGLPFILSPIQRSDNNKIVSCQAITPYTDLYPASARSSEYTLDVFYISSSVINKIETSQFVIEASESNYLLRSDRQLTMNCTPSDANPPATCSWQLCSDSRCQTLTSDGGCLITVDLNASSNVTCAAENIVGNVTSAEQTVNVVPAERQVQFNVTGSNVTNDGSINSTTYLGESIMISCSVSYENELNTTYLIKLPNNSMISQSSKLFSSLTRDDSGDYICSTNDQFGSFNAAIYLNVIYAPQEDDVTTSDDCNGWYVGQSGTSCSVVFYSNPSSQFVSLTNNDQPVTTDGMMTIKSNGDEQTFEFQKNEVTSSDNGTYTLTVQSSNKYIFHHNVQIIFHIIVADEPPPTPGLSIGAIIGISCGVAIIFISVAAYAVFRWRRGTKMENESGSIYTNEHHNQIPLDQPAYIEVVGNDSTQMNSHNQSHYEVVGPAQDDNGYLVVNGNTSGDVTKETSNFQPETDNAGYVVLNGRHDAESNNQGNESSSSKRYENIDGAYDDVITAPHPHTEFHNGQPRNESKPYENIEHHDV, encoded by the exons ATGACAATAACAG ACGTATCAGCAACAATCAGCACTGATCCTCCGTATAATCCACTGGCAACCGGTTTCAACAATCTTATCGTAACTGCTCAGTTTCCAACACCAACATCAAATACTGATGCATGTTTTTGGTTCTATGGAGGAGAGCTGGACAGTGGAAGTGGTGCTCAGTTTTATTCAGGAATATTTGGTGGATGTGTTGTTTCATCACCAGGCACATATGACAGCATCACTTGCACTGAACAAACAATTGATGGAACAAATCACACAATAACAACACTGACAATCACTCAACCACTTGTTGCTAGGGATATAAATATCGAAGTTAGATGCATTGTTGCTACCAACACACCAGGTCCTATCAATAGAACAGTGCAAG AATGCAGCTCCTCACTTCCATATGATGTTATTGTGAATGCAACTTCCAGAATATTCAACTCACCAGGAAAGTTTGCTTGTTCTAACGGAGGAGACTTGTTTTATTCAAATGGCACAATGCTGACATCTAGTGACACTACTTGTCTGGCATCAGCAGAATGGATTGGTCAGGATAATCTGCAATGTTGGACAG CAACCAATGTAACCCTCGCAAGCAGTTCAATTGATGGCAATAAACTGACTGTGGTTGAAGGAAATGATTTGACTCTGACTTGTAATTACGATGATGTCATTCCTGCTGGAGATACTTCTCGATTCTATATTGGAAGAAATAGCTACACTAGGACACAG GGATTACCATTCATATTGTCTCCTATACAAAGAAGtgataacaataaaatagtCTCTTGTCAGGCTATTACACCTTATACTGATCTCTATCCTGCAAGTGCAAGATCATCAGAATATACACTGGATGTATTTT ATATCTCATCATCAGTGATAAACAAGATAGAAACATCTCAGTTTGTGATTGAAGCATCAGAAAGCAACTACCTGCTAAGATCAGATCGACAACTCACAATGAATTGCACTCCAAGTGATGCAAACCCACCAGCAACTTGTAGCTGGCAACTGTGCTCAGATTCAAGATGCCAGACACTCACCTCAGATGGTGGTTGTCTTATCACTGTTGATCTTAATGCATCAAGCAATGTCACTTGTGCTGCTGAAAACATAGTTGGCAATGTCACAAGTGCAGAGCAAACTGTTAATGTGGTTCCTGCTGAGA GACAAGTTCAGTTCAATGTCACTGGCAGCAATGTTACAAATGACGGCAGCATCAACTCAACTACTTATCTTGGAGAAAGCATCATGATCTCTTGCAGTGTTTCATATGAAAATGAACTGAACACCACATACCTCATAAAACTACCAAACAACTCAATGATATCTCAGTCTTCAAAGTTATTTTCCTCTTTAACACGTGATGACTCTGGAGATTATATCTGCAGCACAAATGATCAATTTGGAAGCTTCAATGCAGCTAtttacttaaatgttatat ATGCTCCACAAGAAGATGATGTTACCACCAGTGATGATTGTAATGGTTGGTATGTTGGACAAAGTGGTACAAGTTGTTCTGTTGTGTTTTACTCAAATCCAAGTTCTCAGTTTGTGTCATTGACCAACAATG ACCAACCAGTGACGACTGATGGGATGATGACAATAAAATCTAATGGAGATGAACAAACGTTTGAATTTCAGAAAAATGAG GTGACCAGCTCAGACAATGGAACATACACACTCACTGTGCAATCTTCAAACAAGTATATTTTTCATCATAATGTCCAAATCATCTTCCACATCATAGTTGCTGATGAACCTCCTCCTACTCCTGGACTCTCCATAGGAGCAATCATTGGCATCAGTTGCGGTGTTGCCATCATCTTTATAAGTGTCGCAGCTTATGCAGTATTTAGATGGAGAAGAGGAACtaagatggaaaatgaaa GTGGGTCTATTTATACAAATGAACATCACAACCAAATACCACTGG ATCAACCTGCTTACATTGAAGTTGTTGGAAATGATTCTACCCAA ATGAACTCTCATAACCAAAGCCATTATGAAGTAGTTGGTCCAGCTCAAG ATGACAATGGATATCTTGTTGTTAATGGAAACACATCTGGTGACGTG acAAAGGAAACGTCGAATTTTCAACCGGAAACTG ACAATGCAGGTTACGTTGTCTTGAATGGAAGACACGATGCTGAGTCGAACAATCAAGGAAATGAATCAAGTAGTTCCAAAAGATATGAGAATATCGATGGTGCttatgatgatgtcatcactGCTCCACATCCTCATACAGAA TTTCACAATGGTCAACCACGGAATGAATCAAAACcatatgaaaatattgaacATCATGACGTTTGA
- the LOC143445755 gene encoding uncharacterized protein LOC143445755 isoform X2 — MTITDVSATISTDPPYNPLATGFNNLIVTAQFPTPTSNTDACFWFYGGELDSGSGAQFYSGIFGGCVVSSPGTYDSITCTEQTIDGTNHTITTLTITQPLVARDINIEVRCIVATNTPGPINRTVQECSSSLPYDVIVNATSRIFNSPGKFACSNGGDLFYSNGTMLTSSDTTCLASAEWIGQDNLQCWTATNVTLASSSIDGNKLTVVEGNDLTLTCNYDDVIPAGDTSRFYIGRNSYTRTQGLPFILSPIQRSDNNKIVSCQAITPYTDLYPASARSSEYTLDVFYISSSVINKIETSQFVIEASESNYLLRSDRQLTMNCTPSDANPPATCSWQLCSDSRCQTLTSDGGCLITVDLNASSNVTCAAENIVGNVTSAEQTVNVVPAERQVQFNVTGSNVTNDGSINSTTYLGESIMISCSVSYENELNTTYLIKLPNNSMISQSSKLFSSLTRDDSGDYICSTNDQFGSFNAAIYLNVIYAPQEDDVTTSDDCNDQPVTTDGMMTIKSNGDEQTFEFQKNEVTSSDNGTYTLTVQSSNKYIFHHNVQIIFHIIVADEPPPTPGLSIGAIIGISCGVAIIFISVAAYAVFRWRRGTKMENESGSIYTNEHHNQIPLDQPAYIEVVGNDSTQMNSHNQSHYEVVGPAQDDNGYLVVNGNTSGDVTKETSNFQPETDNAGYVVLNGRHDAESNNQGNESSSSKRYENIDGAYDDVITAPHPHTEFHNGQPRNESKPYENIEHHDV; from the exons ATGACAATAACAG ACGTATCAGCAACAATCAGCACTGATCCTCCGTATAATCCACTGGCAACCGGTTTCAACAATCTTATCGTAACTGCTCAGTTTCCAACACCAACATCAAATACTGATGCATGTTTTTGGTTCTATGGAGGAGAGCTGGACAGTGGAAGTGGTGCTCAGTTTTATTCAGGAATATTTGGTGGATGTGTTGTTTCATCACCAGGCACATATGACAGCATCACTTGCACTGAACAAACAATTGATGGAACAAATCACACAATAACAACACTGACAATCACTCAACCACTTGTTGCTAGGGATATAAATATCGAAGTTAGATGCATTGTTGCTACCAACACACCAGGTCCTATCAATAGAACAGTGCAAG AATGCAGCTCCTCACTTCCATATGATGTTATTGTGAATGCAACTTCCAGAATATTCAACTCACCAGGAAAGTTTGCTTGTTCTAACGGAGGAGACTTGTTTTATTCAAATGGCACAATGCTGACATCTAGTGACACTACTTGTCTGGCATCAGCAGAATGGATTGGTCAGGATAATCTGCAATGTTGGACAG CAACCAATGTAACCCTCGCAAGCAGTTCAATTGATGGCAATAAACTGACTGTGGTTGAAGGAAATGATTTGACTCTGACTTGTAATTACGATGATGTCATTCCTGCTGGAGATACTTCTCGATTCTATATTGGAAGAAATAGCTACACTAGGACACAG GGATTACCATTCATATTGTCTCCTATACAAAGAAGtgataacaataaaatagtCTCTTGTCAGGCTATTACACCTTATACTGATCTCTATCCTGCAAGTGCAAGATCATCAGAATATACACTGGATGTATTTT ATATCTCATCATCAGTGATAAACAAGATAGAAACATCTCAGTTTGTGATTGAAGCATCAGAAAGCAACTACCTGCTAAGATCAGATCGACAACTCACAATGAATTGCACTCCAAGTGATGCAAACCCACCAGCAACTTGTAGCTGGCAACTGTGCTCAGATTCAAGATGCCAGACACTCACCTCAGATGGTGGTTGTCTTATCACTGTTGATCTTAATGCATCAAGCAATGTCACTTGTGCTGCTGAAAACATAGTTGGCAATGTCACAAGTGCAGAGCAAACTGTTAATGTGGTTCCTGCTGAGA GACAAGTTCAGTTCAATGTCACTGGCAGCAATGTTACAAATGACGGCAGCATCAACTCAACTACTTATCTTGGAGAAAGCATCATGATCTCTTGCAGTGTTTCATATGAAAATGAACTGAACACCACATACCTCATAAAACTACCAAACAACTCAATGATATCTCAGTCTTCAAAGTTATTTTCCTCTTTAACACGTGATGACTCTGGAGATTATATCTGCAGCACAAATGATCAATTTGGAAGCTTCAATGCAGCTAtttacttaaatgttatat ATGCTCCACAAGAAGATGATGTTACCACCAGTGATGATTGTAATG ACCAACCAGTGACGACTGATGGGATGATGACAATAAAATCTAATGGAGATGAACAAACGTTTGAATTTCAGAAAAATGAG GTGACCAGCTCAGACAATGGAACATACACACTCACTGTGCAATCTTCAAACAAGTATATTTTTCATCATAATGTCCAAATCATCTTCCACATCATAGTTGCTGATGAACCTCCTCCTACTCCTGGACTCTCCATAGGAGCAATCATTGGCATCAGTTGCGGTGTTGCCATCATCTTTATAAGTGTCGCAGCTTATGCAGTATTTAGATGGAGAAGAGGAACtaagatggaaaatgaaa GTGGGTCTATTTATACAAATGAACATCACAACCAAATACCACTGG ATCAACCTGCTTACATTGAAGTTGTTGGAAATGATTCTACCCAA ATGAACTCTCATAACCAAAGCCATTATGAAGTAGTTGGTCCAGCTCAAG ATGACAATGGATATCTTGTTGTTAATGGAAACACATCTGGTGACGTG acAAAGGAAACGTCGAATTTTCAACCGGAAACTG ACAATGCAGGTTACGTTGTCTTGAATGGAAGACACGATGCTGAGTCGAACAATCAAGGAAATGAATCAAGTAGTTCCAAAAGATATGAGAATATCGATGGTGCttatgatgatgtcatcactGCTCCACATCCTCATACAGAA TTTCACAATGGTCAACCACGGAATGAATCAAAACcatatgaaaatattgaacATCATGACGTTTGA
- the LOC143445754 gene encoding integrator complex subunit 7-like — translation MDEHQQDANSALMELDKGLRTHKVWEQCEAIVRFPSLFARFPFPILINSAFLKLADAFRTGNNFTRICIMRVAQQSTKHLDKILNIDEFMKRIYTVIHSNDPYARAITLRMLGSVACIIGEKKNAHHSIQQGLDSHDRVEQDAAIFATIQFASYSREFASSICNKISAMLQGLSTPLEIKLKLIPVMQHMHYTVQISTKARKILQDLLPSYPAQDFVLTTLNVLTQLALHSFIDIPSQVELLLQYLRCDPREAVKMDSLRNLNILAKSAPHLWTNQDSSALCKAFQLSTLSVSLKRGIIRVLCTLSESGYLVEISIEEGEPLLNLCRQCCYDLDVIQAALATKLLASVARHATRNKMPHHEDLCNEVLDAMEALLFILAPSSEKSKVDRRALKMILPSFRLVCAFSKSADVRLIKAMISLLVSTNDRISLPSETSQILLETIAGIASMSHSSSLLSNYSSKFLSLIKSLLKRELVGSEAETQQAVATLLCVLLFLSNQERGQSSQQNQLVDLVQLSCLNHWTVYRIARQASRMGQHGTAHQLFSHIFNSVASEHHYFWLEALASLSLAESTICAHYSGSKTTGKAENCTQLSKVIQHYHQAMTSLTAAVTPNHTLHFQCTYARLRCEMLQAHSQLVHACSLVRTCPPPAISSVTVNLESSSSDSPSTSSSILLTQMKACADWFLSVATGYSELHMTSFDSDPRTLININILQQSCSVMAQAIDVLVLSRSVGQRNVVLQNGGLENLPQSDDDDHYTKAVRKAFASVLLKLQDVLRTDNPAQPISHVQADCLMQCSSILLSVPHSYPRYFYQSLQTTNIKLAISPNQHASNEPVSVEINQQLALKVEGVIQHENTQSQDGAAASSYQDAETSVKEKFRNVAKIKLQMKKTKQGQSKMQNTKEVENDCDLEQIVEPHNDYFSSQFLVSFPVPGIYNINIDTSVKDSDGSWWKTGPQEVILVKSYDDVTRLQQQTNRSNHNRH, via the exons ATGGATGAGCACCAACAAGATGCAAACTCTGCTCTTATGGAGTTGGACAAAG GTTTGCGGACACACAAGGTTTGGGAACAATGTGAAGCGATTGTCAGATTTCCGAGTCTATTTGCGAGATTTCCATTCCCAATTTTAATCAATTCCgcgtttttaaaacttgctgaTGCTTTTCGTACCGG CAACAACTTTACGAGGATCTGCATCATGAGAGTTGCCCAACAGAGCACAAAGCACTTGGATAAAATCCTCAACATCGATGAGTTTATGAAGCGAATATACACCGTCATCCACAGCAACGACCCATACGCTCGCGCGATAACACTGCG GATGTTGGGGAGCGTGGCCTGCATCATCGGTGAGAAGAAGAACGCTCATCACAGCATCCAGCAGGGACTTGATTCTCACGACCGGGTCGAGCAGGATGCCGCCATCTTTGCCACAATCCAGTTCGCTTCCTACTCCAGAGAGTTTGCGTCGAgtatttgtaacaaaatatccGCCATGTTACAAG GACTTTCAACTCCACTTGAAATCAAGTTAAAACTGATACCAGTGATGCAGCACATGCACTACACTGTCCAG ATTTCGACTAAGGCAAGAAAAATCCTCCAGGACTTACTGCCCTCCTATCCTGCTCAAGACTTTGTTTTGACGACGTTGAATGTGTTGACTCAACTGGCACTTCATTCATTCATCGACATCCCTAGCCAG GTGGAATTATTGCTTCAATACCTGAGATGCGATCCAAGAGAAGCAGTGAAGATGGATTCTCTCCGAAACCTGAACATCCTTGCAAAGAGTGCTCCTCATCTATGGACAAACCAAGATAGCTCTGCACTCTGCAAG GCCTTTCAACTCTCAACTCTGTCTGTGTCATTGAAACGAGGAATCATTCGTGTTTTGTGCACGCTGTCAGAATCAGGCTACTTAGTGGAAATCAGTATCGAAGAAG GTGAGCCGCTTCTTAACTTGTGCCGGCAATGCTGCTATGACCTGGACGTGATCCAAGCGGCACTTGCCACTAAGTTGCTTGCGTCAGTGGCGCGGCATGCAACCAGGAACAAGATGCCACACCACGAAGATCTCTGTAATGAAGTTTTAGATGCCATGGAGGCACTTTTGTTTATTCTAGCACCATCTAGTGAGAAGAGCAAGGTCGATCGACGAGCTTTAAAA ATGATACTTCCTTCGTTTCGACTCGTCTGTGCATTCTCCAAAAGCGCCGATGTTCGTTTAATTAAAGCAATGATAAGTCTCTTGGTTTCCACCAATGACAGAATTTCTCTTCCGAGTGAAACCAGTCAGATTTTGCTGGAGACAATAGCCGGGATTGCTTCTATGAG CCACTCCAGCAGTCTGTTGTCAAATTACAGCTCAAAGTTCCTTTCGTTGATAAAATCTCTTCTTAAGCGGGAGTTAGTCGGAAGTGAGGCAGAAACTCAGCAAGCTGTTGCG ACACTTTTGTGTGTTCTTTTGTTTCTATCCAATCAAGAGAGAGGACAATCATCTCAGCAGAACCAATTGGTTGATCTCGTCCAATTATCTTGCCTCAACCACTGGACAGTCTATAGAATAGCAAGACAAGCTTCTAGAATG GGTCAACACGGGACTGCTCACCAGTTATTTTCACACATATTCAATTCCGTCGCATCTGAGCATCATTACTTCTGGCTTGAAGCTCTGGCAAGTTTGTCATTGGCAGAATCGACGATCTGTGCACATTATTCTGGTTCCAAGACCACAGGTAAAGCAGAGAACTGCACACAGCTGTCAAAAGTCATCCAGCATTACCATCAAGCAATGACATCGTTGACA GCAGCAGTGACACCAAACCATACACTTCACTTTCAATGTACGTACGCCAGGCTGCGTTGTGAAATGCTTCAGGCTCATTCTCAGCTTGTGCACGCTTGCTCACTTGTACGCACGTGTCCTCCTCCTGCTATCTCGTCGGTCACAGTTAACCTGGAGAGCTCGTCAAGCGATTCGCCTTCTACATCCAGCAGCATTTTGCTGACGCAG ATGAAGGCGTGTGCTGATTGGTTTCTTTCTGTTGCCACTGGCTACAGTGAACTTCACATGACCTCTTTTGACTCGGATCCACGAACGCTCATCAATATTAACat aTTGCAACAATCCTGCTCTGTTATGGCCCAAGCAATTGATGTTTTGGTTTTGTCAAGAAg CGTTGGGCAGCGGAATGTGGTTTTACAAAATGGTGGTTTAGAAAATCTTCCCCAAAGTGATGATGATGACCATTATACAAAG gCTGTCAGAAAAGCTTTTGCAAGTGTCCTACTAAAATTGCAAGATGTTTTACGAACAGACAATCCAGCCCAACCTATATCGCATGTC CAAGCAGATTGCTTGATGCAGTGTTCCTCCATATTACTGTCAGTTCCACATTCCTACCCGAGATATTTCTATCAGAGTCTGCAAACGACAAATATAAAG TTGGCGATATCTCCCAACCAACATGCATCAAACGAGCCTGTCTCTGTCGAAATAAACCAGCAACTTGCATTGAAAGTCGAGGGGGTTATTCAACACGAAAATACACAATCACAAGATGGCGCTGCTGCCTCATCATACCAGGACGCAGAAACTTCAGTAAAAGAAAAGTTTCGAAACGTTGCAAAGATCAAGCTTCAGATGAAGAAAACCAAACAGGGGCAATCAAAGATGCAAAATACAAAG gaaGTGGAAAATGATTGTGATTTGGAGCAGATTGTTGAACCTCACAATGATTATTTCAGTTCTCAATTTCTAGTCAGCTTCCCAGTGCCAG GTATTTACAACATAAACATAGACACAAGTGTCAAAGACAGTGATGGAAGTTGGTGGAAGACCGGACCCCAGGAAGTTATTCTCGTGAAAAGTTATGACGATGTGACTCGTTTACAACAACAGACGAACAGATCAAATCATAATCGCCATTAA